One Paraburkholderia agricolaris genomic region harbors:
- the rho gene encoding transcription termination factor Rho, translating into MHLSELKTLHVSELIEMANGLEIESANRLRKQELMFAILKKRAKTGDTIFGDGTLEVLPDGFGFLRSPETSYLASTDDIYISPSQIRRFNLHTGDTIEGEVRTPKDGERYFALVKVDKVNGQPPEASKHKIMFENLTPLHPNKVLLLEREMRGEENVTGRIIDMIAPIGKGQRGLLVASPKSGKTVMLQHIAHAIKQNHPDVVLFVLLIDERPEEVTEMQRSVAGEVIASTFDEPAARHVQVAEMVIEKAKRLVEMKNDVVILLDSITRLARAYNTVVPASGKVLTGGVDANALQRPKRFFGAARNIEEGGSLTIIGTALIETGSRMDDVIYEEFKGTGNMEVHLERRLAEKRVYPSINLNKSGTRREELLIKPEVLQKIWVLRKFIHDMDEVESMEFLLDKIRQTKSNSEFFDMMRRGGGS; encoded by the coding sequence ATGCATTTATCCGAGCTTAAGACTCTGCACGTGTCCGAATTGATCGAGATGGCCAATGGCCTCGAGATCGAAAGTGCAAACCGCCTGCGCAAGCAGGAATTGATGTTTGCCATTCTAAAAAAACGAGCCAAAACGGGCGACACGATCTTCGGCGACGGCACGCTCGAAGTGCTGCCGGACGGCTTCGGCTTCCTGCGTTCGCCGGAAACCTCGTATCTCGCCAGCACGGACGATATTTACATCAGCCCGTCGCAAATCCGCCGCTTCAACCTGCACACGGGCGACACGATCGAAGGCGAAGTGCGTACGCCGAAAGACGGTGAACGCTATTTCGCGCTGGTGAAGGTGGACAAGGTCAACGGCCAGCCGCCGGAAGCCTCGAAGCACAAGATCATGTTCGAAAACCTGACGCCGCTGCACCCGAACAAGGTGCTGCTGCTCGAACGTGAAATGCGTGGCGAGGAAAACGTCACGGGCCGCATCATCGACATGATCGCGCCGATCGGCAAAGGCCAGCGCGGGCTGCTGGTGGCGTCGCCGAAATCCGGTAAGACGGTGATGCTGCAGCACATCGCACACGCCATCAAGCAAAACCACCCGGATGTCGTACTGTTCGTGCTGTTGATCGACGAACGCCCGGAAGAAGTGACCGAAATGCAGCGTTCGGTGGCGGGCGAAGTGATTGCCTCCACATTCGACGAACCGGCCGCGCGTCACGTGCAAGTCGCCGAAATGGTGATCGAGAAAGCCAAGCGCCTCGTCGAAATGAAGAACGACGTGGTGATTCTGCTCGACTCGATCACGCGTCTCGCGCGTGCATACAACACCGTCGTGCCGGCCTCGGGCAAGGTGCTGACGGGTGGTGTCGACGCGAACGCGCTGCAACGCCCGAAGCGTTTCTTCGGCGCGGCGCGCAATATCGAAGAAGGCGGTTCGCTGACCATCATCGGCACGGCGCTGATCGAAACCGGCAGCCGTATGGACGACGTGATCTACGAAGAGTTCAAGGGCACCGGCAATATGGAAGTGCACCTCGAGCGCCGCCTTGCTGAAAAGCGCGTCTATCCGTCGATCAACCTGAACAAGTCCGGCACGCGCCGTGAAGAACTGCTGATCAAGCCCGAAGTGCTGCAAAAGATCTGGGTGCTGCGCAAGTTCATTCACGACATGGACGAAGTCGAGTCGATGGAATTCCTGCTCGACAAGATTCGCCAGACGAAGAGCAACTCCGAATTCTTCGACATGATGCGTCGTGGCGGCGGCAGTTAA
- the trxA gene encoding thioredoxin TrxA: protein MSESIKHISDASFEQDVVKSDKPVLLDFWAEWCGPCKMIAPILDEVAKDYADRLQIAKINVDEHQSTPAKFGVRGIPTLLLFKNGAVAAQKVGALSKSQLTAFLDGNL from the coding sequence ATGAGCGAATCAATCAAGCATATTAGCGACGCATCGTTCGAACAGGACGTCGTGAAATCCGATAAACCCGTGCTGCTCGATTTCTGGGCTGAATGGTGCGGTCCGTGCAAGATGATCGCGCCGATCCTCGACGAAGTCGCCAAGGATTACGCCGATCGCCTGCAAATCGCCAAGATCAACGTCGACGAACATCAATCGACGCCGGCCAAGTTCGGCGTGCGCGGCATCCCCACGCTGCTGCTCTTCAAGAATGGCGCTGTCGCCGCGCAGAAAGTCGGCGCGCTGTCGAAGTCGCAACTCACCGCATTCCTCGACGGCAACCTGTAA